The nucleotide window ATGTCTTACTTCGGGTATGTTAATGGATGAAGTCAAAAAAAATCCTATCGGCTTTAAGATGCACAACCGTGACAACGGGATTGTTGTAAGATGGGAAGACTTTCGAATTGATGGCGACAAGGTTTACGCTAAACCTGTTATCAACTTGGCACACCCTGAAGGTGAAAACATTGTGTCGGAAATAGAAAACGGATTTTTAAACGCTGCAAGTGTTGGTCGTATTGTTTGCTTAGACGCCTCAGACGAAAAAAGTTTGATGTTACCAGGACAAACAGGATTGACCATAACTGAATGGTTTCCTCGTGAAATCTCATTGGTTGATATTCCGGGCAACTATAATGCGCTTGCCAATCTATACGACATCGATGATAACGAATTAAACCTTTCTGATTTTGTAAAACCTAAACCCAATGAAATGAGTAAAATTCTTTTAACGGCCGCCATGCTTACGGCTTTAAATTTAAGCGACAAGTATTCTGATGACGACGCTACCAAAGCGTTTCAGGACTTAGTTGACCTAGCTAAAAAAGTACCCGGTTTGGAGAAAGATTTAGCGGACAAAACCACTGCCTTAACTAACAAGGAAAAGGAGTTGGACGACCTAAAAGCCGATAACGTAGCTAAAGAGGTTCAAGATCTTTTGGCAAAAGGCGAAGCCGATAAAAAACTAACCAAAGAGGTTTCGGCAAAATTGGGTGAAAGTTATAAAACTGACCCAAAAGGCTTGAAAGATTTAATTGACGCTATGCCAGCTCAAACGTTGATTACCGATCAATTGGGAGACAACAAAGATATGGCTGAGTTTATCGGTAAATCTTGGGACGATTTGTACCAGTCGAACAAATTGGAAACTGTACGCACTCAGTTCCCAGACTTGTACGAAAAATTGAAAAAAGAGAAATATCCTAACGCATAACCTTATTTAATTATGGCAAATCCAAAAATACCCCAAGAATTTTGGGCATCGTACATCGTAGAAAAACTACGTAGAACAAATCCACACATTGCCCTTTGTTTTGATGAGTCAAAATACATTATGGGTGGTTCAGTGGTGTACATACCGCAAGCCGGAGCAAAACCAAATGTTGTAAAAAACAGAGGTTTTGGAGCTGCTACAGCTGTGCAACGTGGCGATACAGCGATTATGTATGCGCTTGATACCTGGACAACTGATCCAACTGCAATCACAGCGGCGGAAGCAAACGAAATTAGCTATGAAAAAACAGACAGCGTTCTGGGCGATCATACTGGTACACTTGCCGAAACTATTGGTGATGAGTTGACTTACAGCTGGATTAAAGGTGTAAAGCCAGCCGCAGGCGGTGGTACTACTGTTGAGTATTTACCAGCAGGTAGACAAATTGCAACTACAGGAGCTGCAACAACTGTGAATCCTGAAGACGGTCAAACAGGAACACGTAAAGCCTTTACGTATAAGGAAGTTCAGGCAATGCAAGCAAAATTCAATAAAGATAATGTTGACAAAGCTAACCGTTACGCGATGGTTGAAAGCTACATGTACCAACAATTTATTGACTCCTTATCATCTAATCAAATGGCAGCATTCCAAGCTTCAGCCGATTTGACAAACGGAATTGTTGGAAAATTTGCAGGCTTCACCTTCTTAGAAAGAAGTTCGGTTTTAGCATTGACTTCTGCCGGTGTATTTAGATTACCGGGCGAAGCTTTAGCAGCTACCGATAACCTAGCAAGTATCTTTTGGCAAAAAGATAGCGTAACTAAGGCATTGGGAGATACTAAACTTTTCCAAGATTTTGACAACCCATTGTACTATGGTGACATTCATTCGGGATTAGTGAAAATGGGTGGTCGTTGCCGTCGTGAAGACTGGAAAGGTGTTGGTCTTGTTGTTCAGGCAGCCTAATAACCCTTAGAATATAAATAGCAAAAGGCTGTCTCTTTAGTGATTGCAGCCTTTTTTTAAACCTACGATTGTGATAGAAGTAATTGACAGCATTATGGATTTTCTTAAACGGTTCAATCCATACATATTAGGCGGGGCTATTGGCTCAATAATACACAGAATGCGTACAGAAATGTCGTGGATGGCCTTTTTTAAATCGGTTATCGTGTCCATTTTTATTTCCATTTGTATGGGTATCGCCTGTAAAGACTACTTAATGGTGACAAATGAAAATATCATTTTCGCAGCTTGTGGATTGTCAGGAGTCTTTTCAAAGCTCATTTTGGATGAGATTGAACAAATTTTAAAACTAGCCTCGGTTTACGCTAAGTCTAAGCTAGGGATAAGTAAAAAGAATGAGGAATGACAAAACAGGAGTACACTAATTTTTATTACCCATTTGCGCTAGCCAGTGAAAAAATAACTGGTATTTCAGCAGTTGCCCAATTAGCACAAGGAGCTTTAGAAAGTGCATGGGGCAAAGTTGCACCCGGCAATATGCTTTTTGGTGTTAAAGACACTGACGGTGTGAACGGGAATGAACAATTAATAACAACAACAGAATATTCCAAAAGTGCCAATGCGAAGTTTCCTAACATCATTACGGTAACACCAGTAATGCGCAACGGGCAAAAATGGTTCAAATACAAAATCAAGGATTATTTCAGAAAATATCCTACTCCTAAAGAAAGCTTTGTAGATCATGCAAACTTCTTTATTCGAAACAAGCGATATGCTAAGGCAATGACTGTAAAAAGTGACCCTTACCAATTTATCGATGAAATAGCCAAAGCCGGTTATGCTACTGATCCGAGCTACGCAACTACCTTAAAAAGTATTGCAAAATCAATTGAAAAATTAATTCCAAAATCATGAAAAACGTAAAACTAAACCACTTTTTGTCCATTTTTTGTTTTGTTGTTTTGGCCACAACGCTAGTAGCTTGCAAAAGCACTAGTGTTGTTCCGCCAACAACTACACAAACAAACTCTACTGTAACGGTAAAAGAAATCATTCACGACACTGTTTTTGAAGTAAAAAAAGATAGCAGCTATTACGAAGCATACTTAGAGTGTGTCAACGGCAAGGTTGTTATTAATCAGCCTTCAAAAGTCAAAACCAAAAAAGGAAGTTATCTAAAGCCTCCAAAAGTCGAAATCAAAGACAATATGCTGAAAGTCGATTGTGAAGCCGAGGCGCAAAAATTATTCGCTCAATGGAAGGAAACCTATATCAATAAAGTTATTGAAGTTATTCAAAAGCATCCTTATATAGTCGAAAAAGAATTGAGTTGGTGGCAGAAAACACAAATTATACTCGGGCGAATATTCTTATTCATAGCCTTTTTACTCGGTCTTGGATTCGTCCTTAGAAATCGTATTTAAAAACCATTTAAAACCATTTTAAAATGCAAAAAGAATTAGCAGTCGATTATTTCGACAGACACCCATCAAGCAACGAATGCCACATAACCTCAGACGGTCGTGTTTTTCACACCATCGGATCGGCACAAGGTTTTGCAAGTGCCTTGAAAAACAACACAATTGAGTCTTTTAAAAGAGAGGAAATTGATGTAAAAAACATCGACGTGAATGATCCAAATCATGTAACTGGTGATACAGGAAACGGAGGCATAGGAGATGATGACGAAAAAGCGCAAGCAATTGAAGCTTTGAGAAACTTTGATGCTTCAAAGGCTGAGTATCCAGAAATAAAAGCTTTAGTAAAAGCATTAGGCCTTGGAACTCCAACGCTAAAACAGCCTGACTTATTGGCCGCTCTTGAAATTGCTAAAGCAAACTTAGAACCAAAAGCCTAATGACACAAGGTACAGGAACGCCAAAGGTTACGGTAGCCGTAGCCTCTGGCAACCTACAACGTCAGGTTCAAGTACTGGACGGCGTTGCGGGAATTGTGGGAACTGCTGCAACCAAAATTGGTGTAATTGAAACGGTATTTAGCTATGATGATGCCGTAAGCAAAGGATATACCGCTGTAGCAGAACCGTTTTTGAATGCATTCATTCAATTGTTTTATCAAGAGTTGGGCGGTAACCAGGCGTTGCGCATTCTAGGTGTTGAGGACACAATGACCTTAACCCAAATGGCGACTTCGACGAATGCCAATGGTTTGAAAAAATTGTTGAATTCGGCACAAGGTGAAATTACTGTTGTTGGTCTTATTCGTAAGCCAGCCGGAAGTTATGCAATGGTCGCTGACCACTTCCTTGACAAAGATGTTGAGGACGCTCTTTTGGCGGCTAAAACATTAGGCCAATATCAACAAGGTATTAATAAACCTGTCCGTATTTTGATTGAGGGCAGAACTAACGATTTAGAAGCTGATTTGTTTGAACCTAATGAGGTTGGGAATGGTTTTGCGGGCGTGGTGTTGAGTAGCAATGTTGCTGACGGTTCTAGTGCCGGTGGAGTTGCTTTGGCTTTGGCTAGAGCTGTAAAATACGGCTCTCACATCAAAATAGGAAGCGGTCAAAATGGTGCGCTTACTATACCACAAGCCTACATTGGTGACAAAACCATTGAAGAGTATTTCCCTGAAGAGCTAGACGCTTTTGCCGATGCTGGTTTTATCCTTATGCACCGTCGTGATGGTGCTGCGGGTTATTACTTCGGAAGAGATAATATGGCCACTGACGATGATTTCAGAATATTGGTTCATGGTCGTGTTATTGATAAAGCCCAACGTGTAGCTGTTGCAGCCGCAACACCTTTGTTGGAAACAACGGTTCGTGTGAATGCAGACGGAACTATTAACGCTACTGATGCGAAGCATTTGGAGGACACAATTGAGCAACAATTAAAATCACAGCTTGCGGGTCAAGTGAGTGATGTTGACGTGAATGTACCAACGGATTCCAATATTATCAACACAAGTACCGGAGGAATTGAAGTAAAAGTGTTGCCACTGGGTTATATGACCTGGATAACAGTAACGATAGGTTTAACCGCAAATTTATAGATCAATGAATGTAAATATAACATCCGATGAGTGTGCCTGGTCACGCTTTGAAATTCAAATTTTAGGGCGAACCATTAAAGGACTTCGTGGCTTTGGCTTTAAAAAAGAAGTAGACAAAGAGCATTTGTTTGCAGCAGGTGACGAAGCTATTGACATTGTAAGCGGTAACAAAAAAGGCTCTGGAAACATCAAGGTTTTAGGATTTGAGGCTGACGCAATGAATAAAGCGGCTCGTGCAGGAGGCTATGAAGACATAACCGATGTACCCCATGAGCTTATTGTAATTACGTGTGCTTATAAAAAGCGTGCTATTGATCCAATTAGCACTTATACCGCTTCGGGAGTTGCTTTTACGGAGTGTGGAACCGACTTGGAGCAAAACGCCAAATTTAGAGAAATCACGTTGCCTTATTTGGCAATGAATGTCAAATTACCATAAAAAACAAACAACAAAATGAAAACCAAACCAAATCCAACAAGCGACTTAAGGTCGGTATTTGCAAATAGGCAAGCTAAAGAATCTGCAAAAGTTGATTCAGAGGTAAGTATAGAAGAAAAGAGAAAACCTTTTATAGACCGTTTTGGAGCTGAAAAATTAGATCAGTGGAAAAAAGAGTACGGAGGCCGTCAATTGATTTATTTGAAACATGAAAACGACATGGCCGTTTTACGTCCGCCAACGGCTGACGACTTGGGAGAGTACATGATGTCGATTGGTACAAACGGAATGAGTAAAGCGGTTGCTTTTATCCTGGAACAATTGTGGCTCGAAGGGGACCATCCTTTGGTAGAAGATGAAGACAAGTTTATCGCTGTATTCCTTCAAATAAACAATCTATTGGAGGGGAAAAAAGCAGACTACTTTCGCTTTTAGTGAAAAAGGAATAAAGGATTGTCAAAACAAGAAAGCCAGTATTGATTACCTGATAGTTTTTGGGAGTATGAAGTTTGGCGCAAATGCTTTAAAGGAATGGGGTGAGGAAACCTTTTTTTATCGCACCGGTATTGCTTTAGAGTTAAGCAAAAAAGAAGAAAACTAATGAATAATACGATTGATTTTGTTTTAAGAATGCGCGATATGCTGAGTTCGAACTTAACGAAAGTTGGTTCGACCTCGCAATCGACATTTAGCAAAATGAGTCAGTCGGCCGATAATATGACAGGCCGAAATAAGATTTTAGGTATGAGCTTTAACGAGCTTCAATCTAAAATTAAAGAGGTTGAAAGTGTTATTAGCAAAAGTACAGTTCCTAGTCAAATTGCCGCAGCTCGAAGAGAGTTGGCCGCTTTACAAAGACAGTCTGCAAATCATATTGGGAATACTAATAGCAGTTCGGGGTCAAGTTCCAGCGGTATTGGACTTGGAGGTATTGCAATGGGTACCATGATAGGCGGGATGGCAACAGCAGGGCTTTCTATGGCAGCGGGTGCTATTAAGGCGGGAGTTAGCGAAATGATTTCGAAAAGCTTTGAAAAAGAGCAAGCGATAACAGGACTAACAACGTTTTTGGGTAAAAAAGGAGCTACAGACGCTTATAAAAATATTCGAAAAGATGCCAACGACACGCCTTTTGATACGGCAGCGTTATTGGAGGTTAACCGTTCTTTGATTTCCGCGGGGCTGAATGCGAAGACCGCTAGAGCCGACACGCTCAACTTAGCCAATGCCGTTTCGGCTGTTGGTGGTGGCAATGATATTTTATCCCGAATGGCGGCTAATATGCAACAGATTAAAACCGTCGGTAAGGCTACCGCAATGGATATACGCCAGTTTGGTATAGCAGGTATTAACATATATGAAATGCTTGCGAGATCAACAGGTAAAAACATTGCCCAGGTTAAAGAAATGGACGTTACTTATGAGCAATTGCAAAAGGCTCTTGCGATGTCAGCTGGTAAAGGTGGAATCTATGAAGGTGCTTTACAAGCACAAGGTGCGACAAAATCAGGTAAATGGAACACATTTAAAGATAATGTTGTCACTGGACTTTCTGATATTGGCGACGCTTTTTCACCTGTCATATTAAAGCTTTTGGATTTGGGAATCAAGTTTGCCAACAACATCACACCTATGCTTGAACGAACTAAGCCTTATATTGATGGATTTGCGAACGGATTTGGGAGGGTGATTGACTATGTGACTACCATTAAAGACACTACAGGAGGCTGGGCAGATTATTTGGCCACTGCTGAGAACAACTTTTCGAACATGTGGGAGTTTGCCAAAAAAATCGGAGTTCAGTTGTGGTCTTTGGTTTCTTCAATTGTTGACTTTGTTAAAAACTCCGAAATATTAAAAGACGTTTTTCGTATGCAAGGCTGGATTATGGAAAAAACATTCAAAATCATTGGATGGCTTTTTGATAAACTAATATGGCTATGGGAAAATGTATTGAAACCAATATTACAGGCTGTTGATTCAGTTTGGAAGTGGATTAAAGGAGGCGAAGCAACTGTAAAAATCAAAGTTTCTAGCCTAAACAAACCAAAACCTAAAACCGACGATCCTAATTCGCCTATAGGTACTGGAGCTTCGTTAATGGCAAGTAATAACAATTCCAGTAAAACGGCAGGCGACACCGTTTCTGGTGCTGGTCCTAAAGTGGTCAATATTCATGTTGGAAAGTTCTTTGACAATATAAATTTTACAACAATGAATTCCACTGAGTCAGCTACAGAAGTCGAAAAAGTTGTTTTGGAGTGCTTAGCGAGAGTATTGTATAACGGTGCAAAAACGGTTTAAAATGAGTACAAATACAGTAATTGACATACACGCTCTTTATAAAACATACTTTAATAATTCGCCTTATTTCATTGCCAAAGCGGGTTCCAACGAACCATTGACACAAGAGCCAGGCTACGCAATAACAACCGAAAATCCACGCCCTAGAGGTAGTATCGATTATTCGAGTAAAAGCATTGCCTTAAACAAAATTGGTTCTTACGGTCAGGCCATTTGGTTTCCAATTGAACTATGGAAGTCCAATAAAAAGCTTATTGAAATTGATGCCTGTACGGTAGGTGTTAATTTAAGCAAAACGATTATTCGCACTGCCGTTAGCGAACGCAAAGGAACGGTTAAAGAGTGCTTTGCTATTGACGATTATCGTTTTGCCGTGAGGGGGTTCTTGATTGGTAAAAACAGGATTGTGCCCGAAGATCAAATTTTGCAATTGAAAGAATGGTTTGAAACAACTGAGCCTATCGAGTTGCACGGTGGTTATCCTGAAATGTTCCTGGACGAAAGTTGTAGGGTTGCCATAAGTGCGCTTGACTTTCCCGAAGTACAGGGGAAAGCTACTTGGATTCGTCCTTTTGCAATGATTATTGAAACCGATTTTATACAAAACTTAATTATAGAATAGATGTTTTACCTCACTAGTGACATAACCATTGGAAGCTACAAGCAAGTAAAAGCATCAAAAGTGACTTGGAAAACGAGCGTGAATAGTTTTACAGACACTTGTACAATTGATTTGCCCAGGATCACGTATATGAAAACGGTTAGAACTGTAACCGAAGACATGCAAGAACCAAACGAACGCAAAGAATATGTGTTTAAGGAAAACGATAAAATAAGTGTTTCACTAGGTTATGACGGTAACAATGTCAAACGTTTTGAGGGATTTATTAAAAGAGTCAATATGGGGATGCCTGTACAAATAGAATGTGAAGGTTACAGCTATTTGTTATATGACATCATTTTTAATAAGAGCTATGCCAATGTAACGGTTAAGCAATTATTGACTGATGTGTGTTCCGGCACCGATATAGTACTGTCCCCTGAAATGCCAAACATTCCGTTAAAGAATGTTCGATTTAAAAACGCTACAGGATTTCAGGTATTGGAATGGTTAGAAAAGGAATGTCACTTAGTAGTGTATTTCAATTTTAATGAGCTGTATGTCGGGACTCAATTTGGTAAAAAGCAAAACACGGTTAAGTTTCGATTGGGTTGGAACACGGTTAAAGAGGATGATTTAAAAAAGAGAATCGTTGACAAAAATGTACGTATTGTCATTGAGGAAAAAAATAGTAATGGCGAGGTAAGAAAAACCAAGTCGGATATTGAAAAATACGGACCCGATAAAACAGTAAAGATAAAAGCGGGTATTCCTGCTAATTTATTGAAAGAAATTGCTAATCGGTTACAAACAAAGAAAAATTACAATGGTTATGAAGGTGATATAACAGCATTTTTGGAACCAGCAGCAAACAAAGGAATGATTGCAGTTATTACCGATAAACTATACCCTGAACGTGAAGGAAGCTATTTTGTTGAAACGGTTACGGGAGAGTTTGGAAAAAATGGAGGCAGACAAAAAATACAACTTGGTTTTATAGCAAAATAATTATGACACCCGAACAAATACGAGAGCTACTTAAAGAGCTGGCAAAAAATCACGGACCAGCTGTGAGTAACATCGCTAAGGTGAAATCGGTTGACGAAAACAAAGCCACTTGTATTTTGGAGGATGAAGACGGTCAGGAGTTTTTTGATGTAAGACTTCGCCCAGTTCTTTCCGGTAAAAAGAGTTTTGTCCTGGTACCGAAAGTCGGAAGTTATGTTTTGGCTATTCGTATTGAAGACGACGACGATTGGATGGTGATTGCATCCGATGAAATTGAAAAGGTTGGGTTTGAAATAGGCATTACGAAAATGGAGCTTACTGATAAAGTCCACATTGAGGCTAACGGTGAAAGCCTCGCCACTTTATTTGATGACCTATTTGCTGCCATTGGCAATATGGTTTTTGTAACGCCATCGGGCAATACAACATCAATGGTGAATATAGCAGAATTTACCACTTTAAAAACACGATTTAAACAGCTTTTAAAATAAGTTTAAATGAAAGGGAAAGGAATCTTATTGGATGAGAACTCAGATTTATTAATCAAGGAAAAATCCCTTGTTATTGGTGATGTTATCGGGCAAAATCAAAAGAATTTGATTCTGATTGAAAAAACAGAGCTAAAGTTTACACCGATGCGAGGTGTTGGAGCTAGACGCTTTTTGGAGGATAACACCCCCGACAATTTGGCTCGTGAGATAAGGAGGGAATTTGGTCTTGACGGGATGAAAGTAAACTCAGTTATAATGACTAATGAGGGGTTTAACATTGACGCTTCTTACGAATGAAAAATATAACAGTTTTATCCGGACAAAGTTTATTTGATATAGCCATTCAATATACTGGTGCTGTCATTAACGCCTATACCATTGCTTTTGCTAATGGAAAGTCGATAACTGATAGTTTGACAGTTGGCGAAATGATTGTAATTCCTGATGGATTAACAATTGCAAAAAAAGAGCTTGATTATTTAACGACTTCAGAAATATTACCGGCCTCAGACATAACTAAAGAACAACAAAGCTTATTAGATCCTGATTTGGGTATCGGTTGGATGATCATAGAAGAAACATTTATTGTAAGCTAAAATATGGCAAGAGATATAAAAGAAATAAAACAAACAATAGGGCAAGCATATTTGTCTAATGAAGTGGTGCGTGATTCTTACGGACTTTCGGAAGGTGCCGTATTTGAGGATGAATTTTCTATTGTCAGTCTTGAAAGTATTGCTTTTGGTATTGTTGCCTTTGCCCACTGGCTCCTAGAAACCCTCTTCGATACCCACAAAAAAGAAGTTGACGATCTAATCGCACAGCAAAAAAGCGCAACTGTGCCCTGGTATAAAAACATGGCTTTGGCGTTTCAGTACGGTTTTGCGTTGTTGACCGACACAGATCGGTTTGACAATACCGGGTTTACCGATGAGGAGATAACCGCTTCGAAAATCGTGAAGTATTGCTCGGTGAACGAAACGGGGGAATCTAACCGACTTGTGGTAAAGATTGCGGGTGAAACGGGCGGGGAACTGTCACCTCTTTTGAGTGGACAGATTGCCAGTTTTACGGCTTATATGAACGATATTAAGTACGCAGGGGTGAAAATCTCGGTAATCAATAACCCTGCCGATGCGCTGCTGTTGTACTTGGATGTTTACCGCGACCCTTTGGTTCTTGACAGTACCGGTGTTAGCATTGCCAATGGTAACAAACCTATTGACGATGCCATCAAACAATTTTTGAAACTTTTGCCGTTTGACGGTGCCTTTATTATAAACGACTTTATCGCTTATTTGAGGGCGGTTGATGGGGTGATAAACGTTCATGTTCTTTCGGCCAGTTCGGCCAGTTATAACATGGTGAGTCATACTTATGGCGACTTTGTGGGGATTGCCGTAAAGAAAATACCGGAAGCGGGTTATTTCCAAGTTACAAATTTTGACAATATCAATTATGTGGTATAAGGTAGATTGGGGCAAGTTTGTCATAATGATGCTTCCCACATTTATGCGGAAGATCAAGACGGTTGTTTTTATACAGGTGATGGTTCTACCGGTGGCTCAGGTTCATTATTGGTGGATGCTGAAACGGGACGACAATTTGTACAAAATGAACCACACAGGCCAAGTGTGTCGTTTACGAAAGGTTTTGAACGATAAGGTGGACTCTGAACTAAGGCGAATCACCATTACAGACGGGAACTCTTTCCCGAGAAAATACATTTATACCGAAGCGGAAAACAAACCGAAGTTCCTGGGCAAGTTGTTCATTTATTCCAATGAAGATTATATAGGCTCGGGTTCTGATTTTGTTGTGAACATTCCGCCCGGTATGACCGATAACCAACTGGCAAAGATTAAGGCTTACTGTGATTTTTATAAAATGGCGGGCAAGCGATACAGAATAGAAATTTTGACACTATAACGATATGAACAAGATAGATTTTAACCAACCCGGTGGTTTTCCATTAGAAACCGAAACCTTAGATTTCATGCAGGCCACTTATTCGCTTTTGCTGAATAAAATTGGAGAGTTAGCGGGTGATCGTTCCATTATTTCGGGCTGTGTGACTACAGGAACTAGCGTAAGCGATGGACTCGTGTATGTAAATGGGGAGTTGTTGCCTTTCGTAGGTGGTTTTGAACAGCCTAACGTGATTATTGTTGAAGATACCGAATTAAGAGAGTTTGAAGACACAGAGCTTCGAACTGTTTTCTATAAACGTTACGCCACTTTTGGAACGGCAACGGTAAGTTATCCGTGGGCTGATTTTGTGGAATGTATTCCGTTGAATATGGTTGCTCCAATGTTGGATTCTAAAGTAGATACATACGACTTTACTCCGTTGGTTACTTTGGTTAATGCGATGAAGTTTAAACTTGACACTATTGCTTAC belongs to Flavobacterium gilvum and includes:
- a CDS encoding phage protease, giving the protein MSTPKLKKIDREFCITDDSVNVYGYRCLTSGMLMDEVKKNPIGFKMHNRDNGIVVRWEDFRIDGDKVYAKPVINLAHPEGENIVSEIENGFLNAASVGRIVCLDASDEKSLMLPGQTGLTITEWFPREISLVDIPGNYNALANLYDIDDNELNLSDFVKPKPNEMSKILLTAAMLTALNLSDKYSDDDATKAFQDLVDLAKKVPGLEKDLADKTTALTNKEKELDDLKADNVAKEVQDLLAKGEADKKLTKEVSAKLGESYKTDPKGLKDLIDAMPAQTLITDQLGDNKDMAEFIGKSWDDLYQSNKLETVRTQFPDLYEKLKKEKYPNA
- a CDS encoding DUF6046 domain-containing protein; the protein is MSTNTVIDIHALYKTYFNNSPYFIAKAGSNEPLTQEPGYAITTENPRPRGSIDYSSKSIALNKIGSYGQAIWFPIELWKSNKKLIEIDACTVGVNLSKTIIRTAVSERKGTVKECFAIDDYRFAVRGFLIGKNRIVPEDQILQLKEWFETTEPIELHGGYPEMFLDESCRVAISALDFPEVQGKATWIRPFAMIIETDFIQNLIIE
- a CDS encoding DUF2586 family protein; protein product: MTQGTGTPKVTVAVASGNLQRQVQVLDGVAGIVGTAATKIGVIETVFSYDDAVSKGYTAVAEPFLNAFIQLFYQELGGNQALRILGVEDTMTLTQMATSTNANGLKKLLNSAQGEITVVGLIRKPAGSYAMVADHFLDKDVEDALLAAKTLGQYQQGINKPVRILIEGRTNDLEADLFEPNEVGNGFAGVVLSSNVADGSSAGGVALALARAVKYGSHIKIGSGQNGALTIPQAYIGDKTIEEYFPEELDAFADAGFILMHRRDGAAGYYFGRDNMATDDDFRILVHGRVIDKAQRVAVAAATPLLETTVRVNADGTINATDAKHLEDTIEQQLKSQLAGQVSDVDVNVPTDSNIINTSTGGIEVKVLPLGYMTWITVTIGLTANL
- a CDS encoding tape measure protein is translated as MNNTIDFVLRMRDMLSSNLTKVGSTSQSTFSKMSQSADNMTGRNKILGMSFNELQSKIKEVESVISKSTVPSQIAAARRELAALQRQSANHIGNTNSSSGSSSSGIGLGGIAMGTMIGGMATAGLSMAAGAIKAGVSEMISKSFEKEQAITGLTTFLGKKGATDAYKNIRKDANDTPFDTAALLEVNRSLISAGLNAKTARADTLNLANAVSAVGGGNDILSRMAANMQQIKTVGKATAMDIRQFGIAGINIYEMLARSTGKNIAQVKEMDVTYEQLQKALAMSAGKGGIYEGALQAQGATKSGKWNTFKDNVVTGLSDIGDAFSPVILKLLDLGIKFANNITPMLERTKPYIDGFANGFGRVIDYVTTIKDTTGGWADYLATAENNFSNMWEFAKKIGVQLWSLVSSIVDFVKNSEILKDVFRMQGWIMEKTFKIIGWLFDKLIWLWENVLKPILQAVDSVWKWIKGGEATVKIKVSSLNKPKPKTDDPNSPIGTGASLMASNNNSSKTAGDTVSGAGPKVVNIHVGKFFDNINFTTMNSTESATEVEKVVLECLARVLYNGAKTV
- a CDS encoding glycoside hydrolase family 73 protein; amino-acid sequence: MTKQEYTNFYYPFALASEKITGISAVAQLAQGALESAWGKVAPGNMLFGVKDTDGVNGNEQLITTTEYSKSANAKFPNIITVTPVMRNGQKWFKYKIKDYFRKYPTPKESFVDHANFFIRNKRYAKAMTVKSDPYQFIDEIAKAGYATDPSYATTLKSIAKSIEKLIPKS
- a CDS encoding phage capsid protein, coding for MANPKIPQEFWASYIVEKLRRTNPHIALCFDESKYIMGGSVVYIPQAGAKPNVVKNRGFGAATAVQRGDTAIMYALDTWTTDPTAITAAEANEISYEKTDSVLGDHTGTLAETIGDELTYSWIKGVKPAAGGGTTVEYLPAGRQIATTGAATTVNPEDGQTGTRKAFTYKEVQAMQAKFNKDNVDKANRYAMVESYMYQQFIDSLSSNQMAAFQASADLTNGIVGKFAGFTFLERSSVLALTSAGVFRLPGEALAATDNLASIFWQKDSVTKALGDTKLFQDFDNPLYYGDIHSGLVKMGGRCRREDWKGVGLVVQAA